One Salmo trutta chromosome 19, fSalTru1.1, whole genome shotgun sequence genomic window carries:
- the LOC115154108 gene encoding adapter molecule crk, with translation MAGNFDAEDRASWYWGRLSRQDTVFLLQGQRHGVFLVRDSITSPGDYVLSVSENSKVSHYIINSISNNRQSGSGLAPPRFRIGDQEFDALPILLEFYKIHYLDTTTLIEPISKAKHTSLVSCATTAPPTASGSAPQEAEFVRALFDFPGNDEEDLPFRKGDVLRVLEKPEEQWWNAANQECRAGMIPVPYVEKYRPASPTSVAGGPSGVGGSTTDGAAPQLPPPLGEPGQYAQPMVNTPLPNLQNGPVYARAIQKRVPNAYDKTALALEVGDMVKVTKINVNGQWEGECKGKRGHFPFTHVRLLDHQHSEDES, from the exons ATGGCCGGGAATTTTGATGCGGAGGATCGTGCTAGTTGGTACTGGGGAAGGTTGAGCCGACAGGATACGGTTTTCCTCTTGCAGGGTCAGAGACATGGCGTGTTTCTCGTAAGGGACTCTATTACCAGTCCCGGGGACTACGTGCTATCCGTCTCAGAGAACTCAAAAGTATCACATTATATAATCAACAGCATCAGCAACAACCGGCAATCTGGATCAG GTTTGGCCCCTCCGCGGTTCCGCATCGGGGACCAGGAGTTTGACGCCCTGCCCATCCTTCTGGAGTTCTACAAGATCCACTACCTGGACACCACCACACTGATCGAGCCCATCAGCAAGGCCAAGCACACGAGCTTGGTGAGCTGTGCCACCACCGCCCCTCCCACTGCATCGGGCAGCGCCCCACAGGAGGCAGAGTTTGTTCGCGCCCTCTTCGACTTCCCAGGCAACGACGAGGAGGACCTGCCCTTCCGCAAGGGTGACGTGCTGCGTGTGCTGGAGAAGCCTGAGGAGCAGTGGTGGAACGCGGCTAACCAGGAGTGCCGCGCCGGCATGATCCCCGTACCCTATGTGGAGAAGTACCGGCCCGCCTCACCCACCTCGGTGGCGGGGGGGCCGTCGGGTGTTGGGGGCAGCACTACGGATGGAGCAGCGCCCCAGCTGCCCCCGCCTCTGGGAGAGCCAGGCCAGTATGCCCAGCCCATGGTCAACACTCCCCTGCCAAACCTGCAGAACGGGCCCGTCTATGCCCGCGCCATTCAGAAAAGGGTGCCCAACGCCTACGACAAGACGGCCCTCGCCTTGGAG GTCGGAGACATGGTGAAAGTGACCAAGATCAACGTGAACGGCCAGTGGGAGGGCGAGTGCAAGGGCAAGCGCGGCCACTTTCCCTTTACGCATGTCCGGCTACTGGACCACCAGCACTCCGAGGACGAgagctga